Within Burkholderia latens, the genomic segment ACATTGAACCTTTCTCCTTGAACGAACCGGCGACGCTACCGGCCCGGCGTTGCCCGGCGAGCGCGTCGCAGTCGCGATCAGCTCGCGCGCATGCGGCTGCGTTGCCCGAATGGCGGCGCGGGCGTGGCGTCCGGCTGGGAGTGTCGCACCGATTCGAGTGCGCTGCAGGCTGCTTGTAAGCGCGGGCTCCACGCCGGTGCCGAACGGCGCAGGCTTTTTTCACCTGATCTCGAAAAAATCGCTTGACTATCTACCTATGAGTAGATACAGTTCGATCCATGGAAACGAAATCGACCGTCCGCGAACAGATTCTCGACCACGCAATCACGCTGATGATGCTGCGCGGTTACAACGGCTTCAGCTATCGAGACCTGTCCGATCTGGTGGGCGTGAAGACGTCGAGCATCCACTACTACTTCCCGTCGAAGGACGATCTCGTGCTGGAAGCAGTGTCGGCATACAGCGACGACGTCCTCGCGGCCATGCGGTCGATCGATCCGGCGTTGCCGGCCGACGTGAAGCTGAGCCTGTATACGAAGCTGTTCGGGCGAACGCTGGGCGACGGCAACCAGATCTGCCTGTGCGGAATGCTGGCGGCCGACATCGAATCGTTGCCGGAGAACGTGCGGCAGGCGGTGCAGGCATTCTTCAAGGCCAACGAGAACTGGCTCGCCGAATTGCTGGCACAGGGCGCGAACGAAGGCACGCTGCAGTTCAGCGGCAAGCCGGAAACGGCGGCGCGCACGTTGTACGCGGCGTTCCAGGGCAGTGTGCTGGCCAGTCGGCTGTTTCATGCGCGGGCGCGTCTCGAGGATGTCGAGGCCGTCTGGAAAACCCGGTCCTGACCGATCGGCAAGCAGTGAGGCGGTTCGCCGCCTTTTAGTGGGATTAATCGTCTATCTTTTAGTAGGTAGATCGACGAATGGCGCGGAGGGATTCGAACCTCCGCATTTTTTAGGGATGTTTATCTATCTATGAGTAGATAAACAACGTGATGCCAACGGCGCGGCCGTCGGCGCGCGATCCCGGGTTGGAAGGCTGTTTCACTCACTCATCGTTGAAAAGGAGTCTGATCATGTCGATCGAAAAAGTGCTGTACCGCGCTCATGCAAAGGCCACCGGCGGCCGCGACGGCCGTGCGACCGTGCCGGAAAGCGGTCTCGACCTGAAGCTGACCACGCCGCGCGAACTCGGCGGTGCGGGCGGCGCAGGCGCCAACCCGGAGCAGCTGTTCGCGGCCGGCTACAGCGCGTGCTTCATCGGCGCAATGAAGTTCGTCGCGGCCCGCGACAAGATCGCCATCCCCGCGGACGCGTCGATCGAAGGCAGCGTCGGCATCGGCGCGATCCCGAACGGCTTCGGCATCGAAGTCGAGCTGAAGATTTCGCTGCCGGGCCTCGACCGCGACACCGCGCAAACGCTGATCGACCGCGCGCACGTCGTCTGCCCGTATTCGAACGCGACGCGCGGCAACATCGACGTCACGCTGACGCTCGTCTGATCGCACGCAGTCCGAACCCATCCACCGTCATTCATTGCATTTACCGGTTGAGCCAAGGAGTTTCATCATGAAGATCGTCAAGCCGCTGCTGATCGCCGCCGCCGTTGCAGCCGCGTTGTCCGCGGCGCCCGCCGCTTTCGCGGGCAGTGCCGAAGCCGTCCGTCCCGATACGGCGACGAGCGCATTCCTCGCCGTGCTGAACGGCCAGAAGGGGCCCGGCCTCGAAACGCTGAGCCCCGCGAAGGCGCGGCAGGTGCTGGTCGATGCGCAAAGCGGCGTGAAGGTCGATCTGTCGGGCATCGACGTGTCGTCCCGGACGATCGAGCAGGATGGCCTGTCGGTGCCGATCACGATCGTGCGTCCGCAGCGCGTGACG encodes:
- a CDS encoding TetR/AcrR family transcriptional regulator — protein: METKSTVREQILDHAITLMMLRGYNGFSYRDLSDLVGVKTSSIHYYFPSKDDLVLEAVSAYSDDVLAAMRSIDPALPADVKLSLYTKLFGRTLGDGNQICLCGMLAADIESLPENVRQAVQAFFKANENWLAELLAQGANEGTLQFSGKPETAARTLYAAFQGSVLASRLFHARARLEDVEAVWKTRS
- a CDS encoding organic hydroperoxide resistance protein — encoded protein: MSIEKVLYRAHAKATGGRDGRATVPESGLDLKLTTPRELGGAGGAGANPEQLFAAGYSACFIGAMKFVAARDKIAIPADASIEGSVGIGAIPNGFGIEVELKISLPGLDRDTAQTLIDRAHVVCPYSNATRGNIDVTLTLV